The following coding sequences lie in one Thermoleophilaceae bacterium genomic window:
- a CDS encoding amidohydrolase family protein: protein MCARIDVHHHFFTPRLVEELRRVGAEQVGGAALSSAWLPEESLAMMDRYEIDAALLSVPVPLQFGDRALARDVARSLNEFGAECVAASPERFGLLAVLPLPDVEGALAEIAYALDVLGADGVGLLSNHAGVYLGDPRLDPLFAELDRRGAVAHVHPTSAVSPVPGLEPSLLEFVFDTTRAAAGLVVSATLKRHPNLKLILSHAGGAVPFLHDRIVDRGPILARVRRASTAPPSPAELQHLLGEALAQARSMLTGLYYDTALSATPTVFGDLLELARPGHILLGTDFPMAQEVGMKMTIEGLQVLAGHDSLPAIEGENAKALFPRLASGR from the coding sequence ATGTGCGCGCGTATTGACGTCCACCACCACTTCTTCACGCCGAGGCTCGTTGAGGAGCTTCGGCGCGTGGGAGCCGAGCAGGTGGGCGGTGCCGCCCTCTCGTCGGCCTGGCTGCCCGAGGAGTCGCTCGCGATGATGGACCGCTATGAGATCGACGCGGCACTGCTGTCCGTGCCCGTTCCCCTCCAGTTCGGCGACCGCGCGCTCGCGCGCGACGTTGCGCGCTCGCTGAACGAGTTCGGAGCCGAATGCGTGGCCGCCTCCCCCGAGCGCTTCGGGCTGCTCGCCGTGCTGCCGCTGCCCGACGTGGAGGGAGCGCTCGCGGAGATCGCGTATGCGCTGGACGTGCTGGGCGCGGACGGCGTCGGCCTGCTCTCGAACCACGCGGGCGTTTACCTGGGCGATCCGCGCCTCGACCCCCTGTTCGCTGAACTCGACCGGCGCGGCGCGGTGGCCCACGTGCACCCCACCAGCGCGGTCTCGCCGGTTCCCGGGCTCGAGCCCTCGCTGCTCGAGTTCGTGTTCGACACCACCCGCGCGGCGGCCGGCCTCGTCGTGTCCGCCACGCTCAAGCGCCACCCGAACCTGAAGCTCATCCTCTCCCACGCCGGCGGCGCAGTTCCCTTCCTGCATGACCGGATCGTCGACCGCGGGCCGATACTCGCCCGCGTCAGGCGCGCGAGCACGGCGCCGCCGTCGCCCGCCGAGCTGCAGCACCTGCTCGGGGAGGCGCTCGCGCAGGCGCGCTCGATGCTCACGGGCCTCTACTACGACACCGCTCTCTCCGCCACGCCGACGGTGTTCGGCGATCTCCTGGAGCTGGCCCGGCCCGGGCACATCCTGCTCGGCACCGACTTCCCGATGGCTCAGGAGGTGGGCATGAAGATGACCATCGAGGGGCTTCAAGTGCTTGCGGGCCATGACAGTCTTCCCGCAATCGAGGGCGAGAACGCCAAGGCGCTGTTCCCGCGCCTCGCCTCGGGTCGATGA
- a CDS encoding MFS transporter, with amino-acid sequence MERKWWTLLAVCLGMLMLLLDITIVNVALPSIASDLGASFSDLQWTIDAYAVSLAALMLVSGSLGDLLGHRTVFAGGLAIFSVSSLLCGLASDPLFLNICRAVQGIGGAAMFATSLALIAQEFRGRERGTALGIWGATAGASVAVGPLIGGALTTGINWRWVFIVNVPIGALTLWLVLAKVAETRRRKVRPDWPGAVAFSGALFALVYALIRGNPDGWSSTGVVTAFAAAAVLLVAFVGIERVRRDPMLELGLLRRPAVVGASLGAIALAASLFSMLLYITLYLQGILGYSAFQAGLRFLPLTLLVLLVAPAAGKLSSHVPIRLLLAAGLGLVAAGLALMTLVSPSSGWTALLAGFIVAGAGSGLTNPPLASAAIGTVPEEKAGVGSGVNNTARQVGIAAGIAALGAIFQSRVHEVLGERLAQLGPQLGAHRQAIAHQAATGNPADVLHSLPPSLRAPVADALHVAFVSGFDRILWIAAAISLAGAIVSLVLVHQRDIEVRVDEPSLASKGQLSDVRAY; translated from the coding sequence ATGGAACGCAAGTGGTGGACGTTGCTGGCGGTCTGCCTCGGGATGCTCATGCTGCTGCTCGACATCACAATCGTGAACGTGGCGCTGCCGAGCATCGCAAGCGACCTCGGCGCTTCGTTCTCGGACCTGCAGTGGACGATCGACGCCTACGCGGTGTCGCTGGCGGCGCTGATGCTCGTGAGCGGTTCGCTCGGCGACCTGCTCGGACACCGCACGGTGTTCGCGGGCGGGCTCGCGATCTTCTCGGTGTCATCGCTCCTGTGCGGCCTCGCGTCCGATCCGCTGTTTCTCAACATCTGCCGCGCGGTGCAGGGGATCGGGGGCGCGGCAATGTTCGCCACCTCGCTCGCGCTCATCGCCCAGGAGTTCCGCGGGCGTGAGCGCGGCACTGCGCTCGGGATCTGGGGCGCGACGGCTGGCGCCTCGGTGGCGGTGGGGCCGCTGATCGGCGGCGCGCTCACCACGGGCATCAACTGGCGCTGGGTGTTCATCGTCAACGTGCCGATCGGCGCGCTCACGCTGTGGCTCGTGCTGGCGAAGGTGGCCGAGACGCGGCGGCGGAAGGTGCGCCCCGACTGGCCGGGCGCCGTGGCGTTCAGCGGCGCGCTGTTCGCGCTCGTGTATGCGCTGATTCGCGGCAACCCGGACGGCTGGTCGAGCACGGGCGTGGTCACGGCGTTCGCCGCGGCCGCCGTGCTGCTCGTCGCGTTCGTCGGGATCGAGCGCGTCCGCCGGGACCCGATGCTCGAGCTGGGCCTGTTGCGGCGGCCCGCGGTGGTCGGCGCCTCGCTGGGAGCGATCGCGCTTGCCGCGTCGCTCTTCTCGATGCTGCTCTACATCACGCTCTACCTGCAGGGCATCCTCGGCTATTCGGCGTTCCAGGCGGGGCTGCGCTTCCTGCCGCTCACGCTGCTCGTGCTGCTGGTGGCGCCCGCGGCGGGCAAGCTCTCGTCGCACGTGCCGATCCGGCTGCTGCTCGCAGCCGGCCTGGGGCTCGTGGCGGCGGGGCTCGCGCTCATGACGCTGGTCAGCCCCAGCTCGGGCTGGACCGCGTTGCTCGCCGGATTCATCGTCGCGGGCGCGGGCTCCGGACTCACCAACCCGCCGCTCGCCTCCGCCGCGATCGGGACCGTGCCGGAGGAGAAGGCCGGCGTGGGCTCCGGGGTGAACAACACGGCGCGGCAGGTGGGCATCGCCGCCGGGATCGCGGCGCTGGGCGCGATCTTCCAGAGTCGCGTCCATGAGGTCCTTGGGGAGCGGCTCGCGCAGCTCGGCCCGCAGCTCGGCGCTCATCGCCAGGCGATAGCGCACCAGGCCGCCACCGGAAACCCGGCGGACGTCCTCCACTCGCTCCCGCCGTCGCTTCGCGCGCCGGTGGCCGATGCGCTCCACGTCGCGTTCGTGAGCGGCTTCGACCGCATCCTCTGGATCGCCGCCGCCATCAGCCTCGCCGGGGCGATCGTGTCCCTCGTCCTTGTGCATCAGCGCGACATCGAGGTGCGCGTGGATGAGCCCAGCCTTGCCTCGAAGGGACAGCTCTCGGATGTGCGCGCGTATTGA
- a CDS encoding NAD(P)-dependent oxidoreductase, giving the protein MKVFVAGATGAIGKRLVPRLVAGGHEVVAMTRSPAKARDLLAAGAEPTVADGLDRVAVMQAVMRAEPEAVIHEMTSLSGVTSLRNFDRSFAMTNRLRTEGTDHLLEAAIATGARRFIAQSYGNWYAGRGTGPKSEDDPLILVPPKKQQRSFKAVRHLERVVLGADELTGVVLRYGNLYGPGTSAAPDGEFAPLLRKRLFPIVGDGGGVSSFLHVDDAATATIAALERAEAGIYNVADDDPAPVSEWLPELARALHAPPPRHVPVFIGRMLAGEVGVSLMTKVNGASNAKAKRKLGWNLLYPTWREGFRSGLSGVPVDDYAQA; this is encoded by the coding sequence ATGAAGGTCTTCGTTGCAGGTGCCACCGGAGCGATCGGGAAGCGGCTCGTGCCGCGGCTCGTGGCTGGCGGCCACGAGGTGGTGGCGATGACACGCTCGCCCGCGAAGGCGCGCGATCTGCTGGCCGCGGGCGCCGAGCCCACCGTTGCGGACGGGCTTGACCGCGTGGCCGTGATGCAGGCCGTGATGAGAGCCGAGCCCGAAGCCGTGATCCACGAGATGACCTCGCTCAGCGGCGTGACGAGCCTCAGGAACTTCGACAGGTCGTTCGCGATGACCAACCGGCTGCGCACGGAGGGCACCGACCACCTGCTCGAGGCCGCGATCGCCACGGGTGCCCGGCGGTTCATCGCGCAGAGCTACGGCAACTGGTACGCCGGGCGCGGAACGGGCCCGAAGAGCGAGGACGACCCCCTCATCCTCGTCCCGCCGAAGAAGCAGCAGCGGTCATTCAAGGCGGTCCGGCACCTCGAGCGGGTGGTGCTCGGCGCCGACGAGCTCACCGGCGTGGTGCTGCGCTACGGCAACCTCTACGGCCCGGGAACGTCGGCCGCGCCCGACGGGGAGTTCGCGCCGCTCCTTCGCAAGCGCCTGTTCCCGATCGTGGGCGACGGCGGCGGCGTGTCCTCCTTCCTGCACGTGGACGATGCCGCCACCGCGACGATCGCCGCGCTCGAGCGTGCCGAGGCCGGCATCTACAACGTGGCGGACGACGATCCCGCCCCCGTGTCCGAATGGCTGCCCGAGTTGGCGCGCGCTCTACATGCCCCGCCGCCCCGGCACGTGCCGGTGTTCATTGGCCGCATGCTGGCCGGAGAGGTGGGCGTCTCGCTGATGACAAAGGTCAATGGCGCTTCGAACGCGAAGGCCAAGCGGAAGCTCGGTTGGAACCTCCTCTACCCGACGTGGCGGGAGGGCTTCCGGTCCGGCCTCAGCGGCGTGCCGGTGGACGACTACGCGCAGGCGTAG
- a CDS encoding AAA family ATPase, with protein MLYGRDAERARIAELLDRARGGQSGVLVLRGEAGVGKSALLDDARERAAGMTVLSGGGVESEAQLPYAGLHQLVRPVLHHHDKLPEPQARALRGALGLETGARDEWFLVSAGVLSLLAEAAEERPLLCLVDDAHWLDDASAEALVFAARRLGAEGIAMVFAAREGDVRTFEGPGLPELRVGGLHPDDAGQLLDGHARRPLSPEARERLIAETGGNPLALLTLSSVLSEGQLAGTEPLLDPLPVSARVEHAFLARVRELPAETQILLLVAAADDSGELATILAAAEELGSGAEALDAADRAELVRIDGRRLEFTHPLVRSAVYYGAPLSKRQAAHRALADVLVDESDADRRAWHRAAGSIEPHADVVNELEHAAQRARQRSGFVAASLAFERAAAMTSEAHHQLRLLTGAVESAWFGGRLERALVLLDRARPNAREPIEQAELDRWRGLIEVNVGVPADACDLLVRGAREMAPVDSERALYMLAIASTAAGYAGDPERVVAIAESSAAVPAVDTPVTRFLARFLVGAGAFFAGAYEQAAAELRATLTLADDADASAGIMFPGLLLFAGASGLFLGDDLAASRYNGRLAAQTRESGALTLLTQTIPRYALSEIWMGRWPSAAAGLNEGRELAEQAGQRQVVGHILSNLALVAALRGDEESCRSLAAEGRELAAARRLFHVEQTARWALLQLELGRGAAEAALIGAREITRPPVTLWAGLDRVEAAVRAGEPELAREWLAPFEAWATPNGAGWALGAASHCRALLAGDNADAERLFTTALDFHSTGGRPFERARTQLAFGEFLRRARRRVEAREHLRLALDTFETLRAELWAARARTELRASGQTARRREPSTRDDLTPQELQIARLVAQGMTNREVAAHLILSPRTIDFHLRNVFRKLDISSRMQLAGLDLDGDEEAAERGSPSLASRP; from the coding sequence ATGCTTTACGGCAGAGACGCGGAGCGGGCTCGGATCGCAGAGCTCCTCGATCGCGCCCGCGGAGGCCAGAGCGGGGTTCTCGTGCTTCGCGGCGAGGCCGGCGTCGGCAAGTCGGCCCTGCTCGATGACGCTCGCGAGCGGGCGGCCGGGATGACGGTGCTCAGCGGCGGCGGCGTGGAATCGGAAGCGCAGTTGCCCTACGCCGGCCTGCACCAGCTCGTGCGGCCCGTGCTTCACCACCACGACAAGCTCCCGGAGCCGCAGGCGCGCGCCCTGCGCGGGGCGCTCGGGCTCGAGACCGGCGCGCGCGATGAGTGGTTCCTCGTTTCCGCCGGCGTGCTGAGTCTGCTTGCCGAGGCCGCGGAGGAGCGCCCACTCCTCTGCCTGGTGGACGACGCTCACTGGCTCGATGACGCGTCGGCGGAGGCGCTTGTGTTCGCCGCGCGGCGCCTCGGCGCGGAGGGCATCGCGATGGTGTTCGCGGCGCGCGAGGGCGATGTGCGTACGTTCGAGGGGCCAGGTCTTCCCGAGCTGCGGGTGGGCGGGTTGCATCCGGACGACGCGGGACAGCTGCTTGACGGTCACGCCCGGCGACCGCTCTCGCCGGAGGCGCGGGAGAGGCTGATCGCCGAGACGGGCGGCAACCCGCTCGCGCTGCTCACGCTCTCGTCCGTGCTCAGTGAGGGACAGCTCGCGGGCACCGAGCCGCTGCTCGACCCGCTGCCGGTGAGCGCGCGCGTGGAGCACGCCTTCCTGGCGCGGGTGCGGGAGCTGCCGGCGGAGACGCAGATCCTCCTGCTCGTGGCGGCCGCCGACGACAGCGGCGAGCTGGCCACGATCCTCGCCGCCGCGGAGGAGCTGGGGAGCGGCGCCGAGGCGCTCGATGCGGCGGATCGGGCCGAGCTTGTGAGGATCGACGGGCGGCGACTCGAGTTCACTCACCCGCTTGTCCGCTCCGCCGTCTACTACGGCGCGCCGCTGTCCAAGCGCCAGGCGGCCCATCGCGCGCTCGCGGACGTTCTCGTGGACGAGTCGGACGCGGACAGGCGCGCCTGGCACCGCGCCGCCGGATCGATCGAGCCGCACGCGGATGTGGTGAACGAGCTCGAGCATGCCGCCCAAAGAGCCCGCCAGCGCAGCGGCTTCGTGGCGGCGTCGCTCGCCTTCGAACGTGCGGCCGCGATGACGAGCGAGGCTCACCACCAGCTGCGGCTGCTCACCGGCGCTGTGGAGAGCGCCTGGTTCGGAGGGCGGCTCGAGCGGGCGCTCGTGCTGCTCGACCGGGCGCGCCCGAATGCGCGCGAGCCGATCGAGCAGGCAGAGCTGGACCGCTGGCGCGGCCTGATCGAGGTGAACGTGGGCGTGCCGGCGGACGCATGCGACCTGCTCGTGCGCGGGGCGCGCGAGATGGCTCCGGTGGACTCCGAGCGGGCGCTGTACATGCTCGCCATCGCGAGCACGGCCGCGGGCTATGCGGGCGATCCCGAGCGCGTGGTGGCCATCGCCGAGTCTTCGGCCGCGGTCCCCGCCGTGGATACGCCCGTCACACGCTTTCTGGCCCGCTTTCTCGTAGGCGCGGGGGCGTTCTTCGCGGGCGCCTACGAGCAGGCCGCGGCGGAGCTGCGCGCAACGCTCACGCTCGCCGACGATGCTGACGCGAGCGCCGGGATCATGTTCCCGGGATTGCTTCTCTTCGCCGGCGCGAGCGGCCTCTTCCTCGGTGACGATCTTGCCGCCAGCCGCTACAACGGCCGCCTCGCGGCGCAGACACGCGAGAGTGGGGCGCTCACGCTGCTCACCCAGACGATTCCGAGATACGCGCTGAGTGAAATCTGGATGGGCCGCTGGCCTTCGGCGGCGGCGGGGCTGAACGAGGGTCGCGAGCTCGCCGAGCAGGCGGGGCAGCGCCAGGTGGTGGGGCACATCCTCTCCAACCTCGCGCTCGTGGCGGCCCTTCGCGGCGACGAGGAGAGCTGCCGCTCGCTGGCGGCCGAGGGTCGCGAGCTCGCGGCCGCCCGCCGTCTCTTCCACGTGGAGCAGACGGCGCGCTGGGCGCTCCTTCAGCTCGAGCTGGGACGCGGCGCGGCGGAGGCGGCGCTCATCGGCGCGCGCGAGATCACGCGGCCGCCGGTCACGCTCTGGGCGGGGCTCGACCGGGTGGAAGCCGCAGTGCGGGCCGGGGAGCCGGAGCTCGCCCGGGAGTGGCTCGCGCCATTCGAGGCGTGGGCCACGCCGAACGGCGCCGGCTGGGCGCTCGGCGCCGCGTCGCACTGCCGAGCCCTGCTCGCGGGGGACAATGCGGACGCGGAGCGGCTCTTCACCACGGCCCTCGACTTCCACAGCACCGGGGGCCGGCCGTTCGAGCGCGCGCGCACCCAGCTCGCGTTCGGCGAGTTCCTGCGCCGGGCGCGTCGCCGCGTGGAGGCCCGCGAGCACCTGCGCCTTGCGCTCGACACGTTCGAGACGCTTCGGGCCGAGCTGTGGGCGGCGCGGGCGCGGACTGAGCTGCGCGCCAGCGGCCAGACCGCGCGGCGGAGAGAACCCTCCACCCGCGACGACCTGACACCGCAGGAGCTTCAGATCGCGCGCCTCGTGGCCCAGGGCATGACGAACCGCGAGGTGGCCGCCCACCTGATCCTCAGCCCGCGGACGATCGACTTTCACCTGCGCAACGTGTTCCGCAAGCTGGACATCTCCTCCCGGATGCAGCTCGCCGGGCTCGACCTCGACGGCGACGAGGAGGCCGCGGAACGCGGCTCCCCGTCGCTTGCGTCGAGGCCGTGA
- a CDS encoding alcohol dehydrogenase catalytic domain-containing protein codes for MKAVRLMGPEDLRVDDVAEPELAGPGDAIVRVKQTALCGADLFPYHGMTPGFESGTVLGHEFVGVVEAVGDGVTFVKPGQRVVNTSMISDGTCPHCRAGRVTQCETRALFGYSGVYPRLEGGQAELVRIPNANRSLLVIPDGVSDDDAVFLADMLPTGYAGVRRGEVALGDVVVVLGAGTVGLMAVLSARGIAREVIAVDGVPERRSLAENFGATAVTPDQAASAVQAATGGMGADTVIEAAGVLPALDASLELVRPQGIVSVIGAHFEPDYPLNNLLMFEKEITLRFSIGDPTRDRERLLATIEAGVMKPSDVVTHRMSLDEAPDAYKLFDAREATKVVLSP; via the coding sequence ATGAAAGCCGTCCGCCTGATGGGACCCGAGGATCTCCGCGTGGATGACGTCGCCGAGCCCGAGCTGGCAGGTCCCGGTGACGCGATCGTTCGCGTCAAGCAGACCGCCCTCTGTGGCGCAGACCTGTTCCCGTACCACGGCATGACGCCTGGCTTCGAGAGCGGCACCGTGCTCGGCCACGAGTTCGTGGGCGTGGTGGAGGCCGTGGGCGACGGCGTGACGTTCGTCAAGCCCGGCCAGCGCGTGGTGAACACGAGCATGATCTCCGACGGCACATGCCCGCACTGCCGCGCCGGGCGCGTGACGCAGTGCGAGACGCGCGCGCTGTTCGGCTACTCGGGCGTGTATCCGCGGCTCGAGGGCGGCCAGGCGGAGCTCGTGCGTATACCCAACGCCAACCGCTCGCTGCTCGTGATCCCCGATGGCGTGTCCGACGACGACGCCGTGTTCCTGGCGGACATGCTGCCCACCGGCTACGCGGGCGTGCGGCGTGGCGAGGTGGCGCTTGGCGACGTGGTGGTGGTGCTGGGCGCCGGGACGGTGGGCCTGATGGCGGTGCTGTCGGCGCGCGGGATCGCGCGCGAGGTGATCGCCGTGGACGGGGTGCCTGAACGCCGTTCGCTCGCGGAGAACTTCGGGGCGACGGCGGTCACTCCGGATCAGGCCGCCAGCGCGGTGCAGGCGGCCACCGGCGGCATGGGCGCCGACACGGTGATCGAGGCTGCGGGCGTCCTGCCGGCCCTGGACGCGAGCCTCGAGCTCGTGCGGCCGCAGGGGATCGTGTCCGTGATCGGCGCGCACTTCGAGCCCGACTACCCGCTCAACAACCTGCTGATGTTCGAGAAGGAGATCACGCTGCGCTTCTCGATCGGCGACCCTACGCGTGACCGCGAGCGGCTGCTCGCCACCATCGAGGCGGGCGTGATGAAGCCATCTGACGTGGTCACGCACCGCATGTCGCTCGATGAGGCGCCAGACGCCTACAAGCTGTTCGACGCGCGTGAGGCGACGAAGGTGGTGCTCAGCCCCTAG
- a CDS encoding VOC family protein: protein MQVSRAGAILAVANVERSVAFYSERLGFEVEATYDDPPYATLACAGTRISLAEQGHPAEDRPGVTMNAPADPSSLQVVLVLEMSGVRDAYEALKADGVRFLAEPYSPPWGGHRCFAIDPDGYLVELEEPA from the coding sequence ATGCAGGTCTCGCGCGCTGGGGCGATCCTCGCGGTGGCGAACGTGGAGCGCTCCGTGGCGTTCTACTCGGAGCGGCTCGGGTTCGAGGTGGAGGCCACCTACGACGACCCGCCGTACGCCACGCTTGCCTGCGCCGGCACGCGCATCTCGCTTGCCGAGCAGGGACATCCGGCCGAGGACCGGCCGGGCGTGACGATGAACGCCCCGGCGGATCCGTCCTCGCTGCAGGTCGTGCTCGTGCTCGAGATGAGCGGCGTGCGCGACGCCTATGAGGCGCTGAAGGCTGACGGCGTTCGCTTCCTGGCCGAGCCGTACTCGCCCCCGTGGGGCGGCCACCGCTGCTTCGCGATCGACCCTGATGGATATCTAGTTGAGCTGGAGGAACCCGCATGA
- a CDS encoding SDR family NAD(P)-dependent oxidoreductase, which produces MRFENRVAIVTGAAQGIGKAIAEKLASEGATIVAADIQGDGAKETADALGGTAVEIDISKEGDAQRMVDEALSAHGKVDVLVNAAAIVPFVAWDDVDFDYWRKIISVNLDGAYLVSRAVEKPMREAGYGRIVLIASNAFFAGTPNMGPYLAAKGGVVGLTRALATELGKYGITANAVAPGITRSPATLNSPHKEAFDFVQSLQAIPRHAEAEDIAPAAAFLASEESGWVTGQVIVADAGHIRD; this is translated from the coding sequence ATGAGGTTTGAGAACAGAGTCGCGATCGTCACCGGCGCCGCGCAGGGCATCGGCAAGGCGATCGCCGAGAAGCTCGCGTCCGAGGGCGCGACGATCGTCGCCGCCGACATCCAGGGCGATGGCGCGAAGGAGACCGCGGACGCCCTGGGCGGGACCGCGGTGGAGATCGACATCTCGAAGGAGGGGGACGCCCAGCGGATGGTGGACGAGGCGCTGTCGGCTCACGGCAAGGTGGACGTGCTCGTGAACGCCGCGGCGATCGTGCCCTTCGTGGCCTGGGACGACGTCGACTTCGACTACTGGCGCAAGATCATCTCGGTGAACCTCGACGGCGCGTACCTCGTGTCGCGCGCGGTTGAGAAGCCGATGCGCGAGGCGGGCTACGGGCGCATCGTCCTGATCGCGTCCAACGCGTTCTTCGCCGGCACGCCCAACATGGGCCCCTACCTGGCGGCCAAGGGCGGCGTGGTGGGCTTGACCCGCGCCCTGGCCACCGAGCTAGGGAAGTACGGCATCACCGCCAACGCTGTGGCGCCCGGCATCACGCGCTCACCGGCCACGTTGAACTCGCCGCACAAGGAAGCGTTCGACTTCGTGCAGTCGCTGCAGGCGATCCCGCGGCACGCGGAGGCGGAGGACATCGCGCCGGCCGCGGCGTTCCTCGCCTCAGAGGAGTCCGGCTGGGTCACCGGCCAGGTGATCGTGGCCGACGCCGGGCACATTCGCGACTGA
- a CDS encoding N-acyl homoserine lactonase family protein — MAKATKVRLLDGGSLVIDQSHITWNVGCGTPVRFPVYSVLVEHPDGLIMFDSGYDIDVVNEFLPFELPEQTEQQTVPAQLELCGFKPEDVDVLVNSHLHFDHCGGNKLLPNATVWMHELEIREARSPEPFERLGYADRTWDHSDAKFNLVSGDLSVADGVHLFYTPGHTIGHYSMLIEMDGRRPLMFMADVSYTPAAYAADQQAGFHNDPVAGVRSIRRVKQLVKEWDAEVFFTHDMDAYGTYKHAPDHYA, encoded by the coding sequence ACGTGGGCTGCGGGACGCCGGTGCGCTTCCCGGTCTACAGCGTGCTCGTGGAGCACCCGGACGGGCTGATCATGTTCGACTCGGGCTACGACATCGACGTGGTGAACGAGTTCCTGCCGTTCGAGCTGCCCGAGCAGACCGAGCAGCAGACCGTGCCCGCGCAGCTCGAGCTGTGCGGGTTCAAGCCGGAGGACGTTGACGTGCTCGTGAACTCGCACCTCCACTTCGACCACTGCGGCGGCAACAAGCTCCTCCCGAACGCCACCGTGTGGATGCACGAGCTGGAGATCCGCGAGGCGCGCTCGCCTGAGCCGTTCGAGCGGCTCGGCTACGCCGACCGCACCTGGGACCACTCGGACGCGAAGTTCAACCTGGTGTCCGGCGACCTCTCCGTTGCCGACGGCGTGCATCTCTTCTACACGCCGGGCCACACCATCGGCCACTACTCGATGCTCATCGAGATGGACGGCCGCCGGCCGCTCATGTTCATGGCGGACGTGAGCTACACGCCGGCGGCCTACGCGGCCGACCAGCAGGCCGGATTCCACAACGACCCCGTGGCCGGCGTGCGCTCGATCCGGCGCGTGAAGCAGCTCGTGAAGGAGTGGGACGCGGAGGTGTTCTTCACGCACGACATGGACGCCTACGGCACCTACAAGCACGCCCCCGATCACTACGCCTGA